A window from Solanum stenotomum isolate F172 chromosome 7, ASM1918654v1, whole genome shotgun sequence encodes these proteins:
- the LOC125871475 gene encoding zinc finger protein JACKDAW-like isoform X1, giving the protein MMSGDLFSIHQQQQVLVEQNPNPKANSSSKKRRNLPGTPDPDAEVIAISPKTLMATNRFICEICNKGFQRDQNLQLHRRGHNLPWKLKQRNKQEIVKKKVYICPEKTCVHHDPSRALGDLTGIKKHFSRKHGEKKWKCEKCSKKYAVQSDWKAHTKTCGTREYKCDCGTLFSRKDSFITHRAFCDALAEESARITSVGTTPNNLNFNQQQQQPVGISQIGTSFVQDFTSMTTVNPLHQHQQKPRLSLWLNQANNNMSSPSSNLFGLPDHHMVQIPSPNMFGTGSSIGNQILTPTTTTTNTPATPNPPIPMSATALLQKAAQMGSTKSTPNYFSNTFGVMNSSSSPSSNNTTQIFNNNEIHQAFAKQTEDYNQTENILINGCPNMNSSVHSKAINLDQALLQTGGMHNQTVHFNLHNSLTRDFLGMGNEGGQPFLPQELAKFASMNAAMGLSHYSTGH; this is encoded by the exons ATGATGTCTGGAGATTTGTTTTCaattcatcaacaacaacaagtaCTAGTTGAacaaaaccctaaccctaaagctaattcttcttctaagaaaagaagaaatctTCCAGGTACACCAG ATCCAGATGCTGAAGTTATTGCAATATCACCCAAAACACTCATGGCTACAAACAGATTCATATGTGAAATCTGCAACAAAGGTTTTCAGAGGGACCAAAACTTGCAACTTCATAGAAGAGGACATAATCTTCCATGGAAGTTAAAGCAAAGGAACAAACAAGAAATAGTTAAGAAGAAAGTTTACATATGTCCAGAAAAGACTTGTGTACATCATGATCCTTCAAGAGCACTTGGTGACCTTACTGGTATAAAGAAGCATTTTAGCAGAAAACATGGTGAGAAAAAATGGAAATGTGAAAAGTGTTCAAAGAAATATGCAGTTCAATCTGATTGGAAAGCTCATACTAAGACTTGTGGTACTAGAGAGTATAAATGTGACTGTGGAACACTCTTTTCCAG GAAAGATAGTTTCATTACCCATAGAGCTTTCTGTGATGCTTTAGCTGAAGAGAGTGCAAGAATCACTTCAGTTGGAACTACTCCCAACAATTTGAACTTCaatcagcaacaacaacaacctgTTGGAATTTCCCAAATTGGGACAAGTTTTGTCCAAGATTTTACAAGTATGACAACTGTGAATCCTCTACATCAGCATCAGCAAAAACCAAGATTATCACTTTGGCTAAATCAAGCTAATAACAACATGTCATCACCAAGTTCAAATCTTTTTGGCTTACCAGATCATCATATGGTCCAAATCCCATCTCCAAATATGTTTGGTACTGGATCATCAATTGGCAACCAAATACTTAcccccaccaccaccaccaccaacacCCCTGCAACCCCAAATCCCCCAATACCAATGTCAGCAACAGCCCTTCTACAAAAAGCAGCACAAATGGGGTCAACAAAAAGCACACCAAATTACTTTTCCAACACATTTGGAGTAATGAACTCATCATCTTCTCCTTCATCAAACAACACAACACAAATCTTCAACAACAATGAAATTCATCAAGCTTTTGCAAAACAAACAGAGGATTACAATCAAACAGAGAATATACTCATCAATGGGTGTCCAAATATGAATTCATCTGTTCATTCTAAAGCAATCAATTTGGATCAGGCATTATTACAAACAGGTGGCATGCATAATCAAACTGTTCATTTCAACTTGCATAATAGTCTTACTAGAGATTTTTTAGGCATGGGGAATGAAGGGGGTCAGCCATTTTTGCCACAAGAATTGGCAAAGTTTGCTTCAATGAATGCTGCTATGGGGTTAAGCCATTACAGTACTGGTCACTAG
- the LOC125871475 gene encoding zinc finger protein JACKDAW-like isoform X2 produces the protein MMSGDLFSIHQQQQVLVEQNPNPKANSSSKKRRNLPDPDAEVIAISPKTLMATNRFICEICNKGFQRDQNLQLHRRGHNLPWKLKQRNKQEIVKKKVYICPEKTCVHHDPSRALGDLTGIKKHFSRKHGEKKWKCEKCSKKYAVQSDWKAHTKTCGTREYKCDCGTLFSRKDSFITHRAFCDALAEESARITSVGTTPNNLNFNQQQQQPVGISQIGTSFVQDFTSMTTVNPLHQHQQKPRLSLWLNQANNNMSSPSSNLFGLPDHHMVQIPSPNMFGTGSSIGNQILTPTTTTTNTPATPNPPIPMSATALLQKAAQMGSTKSTPNYFSNTFGVMNSSSSPSSNNTTQIFNNNEIHQAFAKQTEDYNQTENILINGCPNMNSSVHSKAINLDQALLQTGGMHNQTVHFNLHNSLTRDFLGMGNEGGQPFLPQELAKFASMNAAMGLSHYSTGH, from the exons ATGATGTCTGGAGATTTGTTTTCaattcatcaacaacaacaagtaCTAGTTGAacaaaaccctaaccctaaagctaattcttcttctaagaaaagaagaaatctTCCAG ATCCAGATGCTGAAGTTATTGCAATATCACCCAAAACACTCATGGCTACAAACAGATTCATATGTGAAATCTGCAACAAAGGTTTTCAGAGGGACCAAAACTTGCAACTTCATAGAAGAGGACATAATCTTCCATGGAAGTTAAAGCAAAGGAACAAACAAGAAATAGTTAAGAAGAAAGTTTACATATGTCCAGAAAAGACTTGTGTACATCATGATCCTTCAAGAGCACTTGGTGACCTTACTGGTATAAAGAAGCATTTTAGCAGAAAACATGGTGAGAAAAAATGGAAATGTGAAAAGTGTTCAAAGAAATATGCAGTTCAATCTGATTGGAAAGCTCATACTAAGACTTGTGGTACTAGAGAGTATAAATGTGACTGTGGAACACTCTTTTCCAG GAAAGATAGTTTCATTACCCATAGAGCTTTCTGTGATGCTTTAGCTGAAGAGAGTGCAAGAATCACTTCAGTTGGAACTACTCCCAACAATTTGAACTTCaatcagcaacaacaacaacctgTTGGAATTTCCCAAATTGGGACAAGTTTTGTCCAAGATTTTACAAGTATGACAACTGTGAATCCTCTACATCAGCATCAGCAAAAACCAAGATTATCACTTTGGCTAAATCAAGCTAATAACAACATGTCATCACCAAGTTCAAATCTTTTTGGCTTACCAGATCATCATATGGTCCAAATCCCATCTCCAAATATGTTTGGTACTGGATCATCAATTGGCAACCAAATACTTAcccccaccaccaccaccaccaacacCCCTGCAACCCCAAATCCCCCAATACCAATGTCAGCAACAGCCCTTCTACAAAAAGCAGCACAAATGGGGTCAACAAAAAGCACACCAAATTACTTTTCCAACACATTTGGAGTAATGAACTCATCATCTTCTCCTTCATCAAACAACACAACACAAATCTTCAACAACAATGAAATTCATCAAGCTTTTGCAAAACAAACAGAGGATTACAATCAAACAGAGAATATACTCATCAATGGGTGTCCAAATATGAATTCATCTGTTCATTCTAAAGCAATCAATTTGGATCAGGCATTATTACAAACAGGTGGCATGCATAATCAAACTGTTCATTTCAACTTGCATAATAGTCTTACTAGAGATTTTTTAGGCATGGGGAATGAAGGGGGTCAGCCATTTTTGCCACAAGAATTGGCAAAGTTTGCTTCAATGAATGCTGCTATGGGGTTAAGCCATTACAGTACTGGTCACTAG